DNA sequence from the Terriglobia bacterium genome:
AGTTTCCGAGGACTGCCGACTGGATTCTCTCTCGCGCGTCATCCACGCTGTCCGAAGCGTACGACTCGGAGCTTGGCGCACTCCAGGTCCCCGTCCCGTAGTCGTACTCCGACCACCCTATCTCCGTCTCGCTATTCACCCATGTCACCCAGAGGTGACCGGAATCGGAGGCAATGAGAACGTCCAGGTCGCCAAGGTACGTGGTGGTTCCGAGGAGCGTGCGCAGAGGAATCGGCTGGGGGTCGTCGATCACCGCGCTTACCGCGATGTTCTTGCCGTTCGCGCCCTGAACTTCGTACGCGACCCACGGCAGGGTCCCATCGAAGACGATCCGCGGATGCTCGCTGCTCTCATCGCCGCTGCTTACCTGTCGTTCGTCTCCCCAAGTCGCGGTGGCGTCGGTACGCTTCCGCACCAGCACCTGCCCCGTCGATGCGTTCCGCCACCAGACAACCCAGGTATCGCTCGTCGAGTTCAAGGCGATGCGCGGGTCGACGTCATCGTAGGCGCTCTCCCCGACGACTACGGCATCCTGGCGCCCTGGGCTGTACGTGATGGTGCAGCGAACCTGGTACTGCGACCCCGTCCAGTAGGCGTCGGTCGTCACGATGCGCCCGGTCCGGACATCGAGCACGGCGGCCGGCGGATCGGAGGCGAAGAGGGTGAGTGGGACGAGGAGCGCGAAGGCGCTAAGAACTCCTACGAGTGCGGCGCGCACCGGTGATCTCATGAATGCCCCCCTTGTCGATCAGTTCGCGGACCTCGTCAGCCTCCGGCGATGATTCGTCGGTGAAGCGGACGAAGTACTTGGCGGCTTCAAACTCCACCCGCGCACGATCAAGATTGGGCATCCCAGTGAACGCCTTCCAAAGGTGGTAATGCGCGAGAAACTCGACATGCCGATCACCGATCGCGAGCGCCCTGCTGAGGGCCTGCTCCAGCGTCTTGACGCCCTCGGTCACCCTGCCCGTCCGAATCGAGAGGCGCCCGAGCTCGATTACGCCGAGTACCGCGATCTGCGGATGGCCGTGGTGCTCGCCGAATGCGATGGCCTCTTCGGTGCGCGCGTGGGCCTCCTCGAGGTCTCCCGTGGCTTCCCTGGTCCCGACCCGTGAGATGTGCGCCAGTCCTTCGCCGACGGTATCCCCGAGCACCGAGAAAAGCGCGATCGCTCGGTCGAGGGTCTCGTTCGCGTCTTCGATGCGACCCGAAGCCAAGAGCACCTTGGCTTTTTGGTGATACACCCAGGCCGCCTGCTGTGTGCTCGTCTCTCCCCGCTCCTCAAGCCAGCGCTCGGCGTGGCCCACCAACGCGCGCGCCATTTCGAGAGACCCAAGCCGCTGCCAGACGCTCGCGGCAAGCACGAAGACGTTCACCTGGATGGAGGGATCAGGAGGCTCGCAGAGCAGGTCGTCCACGATCTCCCGCGCGAGCCGGAACTTCCCGAGCGTCCGCGCCTGGATGGCGAAGACCAAGGTCGCCCGCTGGCGCAGTAGCTTCGAGGCATCGTCAAAGGGGACGTACTGCCTGACCGCGAAGAGGTAGGCGAGACCCTTGGCGTAGTCCCCCGCCCTCCAATGCTCCAGCCCCTCCTGGTAGAGGACCCCGAGGTCG
Encoded proteins:
- a CDS encoding helix-turn-helix domain-containing protein, producing MRGLVRLGTLQLMPIAARATSISVGRLLRQRRTEMHLSLREVSGRLKERGSTIPVSTLARIEQGKHDPGIRRLHQLLRLYRIPPQLAADLVELEDLATEQPLGRDLGVLYQEGLEHWRAGDYAKGLAYLFAVRQYVPFDDASKLLRQRATLVFAIQARTLGKFRLAREIVDDLLCEPPDPSIQVNVFVLAASVWQRLGSLEMARALVGHAERWLEERGETSTQQAAWVYHQKAKVLLASGRIEDANETLDRAIALFSVLGDTVGEGLAHISRVGTREATGDLEEAHARTEEAIAFGEHHGHPQIAVLGVIELGRLSIRTGRVTEGVKTLEQALSRALAIGDRHVEFLAHYHLWKAFTGMPNLDRARVEFEAAKYFVRFTDESSPEADEVRELIDKGGIHEITGARRTRRSS